A single Chloracidobacterium sp. DNA region contains:
- a CDS encoding xanthine dehydrogenase family protein molybdopterin-binding subunit yields the protein MTTKQELDRRSFLKATIVAGGALVFGISMPNRTKAEERFGLPAAPAADFKPNAFIKIAKDGKVTVVVGQSEMGQGVMTSLPMIVADELEVDWANVSFEHGPADKAFFNPAMGMQGTGGSSSVKGFFAPLRKAAAQVREMLVAAAAASWGVAADTCTAENGKVIHAASKRSVPYGELLEAAAKISPSDKPKLKDPKDFKYIGKAVKRLDSPAKVNGTAIFGIDVKVPGMLYATVLRSPVIGGTVKTVDDAAAKAVKGVTHVVPLGYGVGVIADSFVAARKGRTALKVTWDDGPMSAVSSDTIMRSFIDAEANKKGLEAKKVGDVVAGRSKAAKSIDAVYYAPFLAHATMEPMNFTADVRSDGAEVWGGVQAQMIVQGTVAKTAGLPVEKVKVNTTMLGGGFGRRFEVDYVIDATLLSKAAGKPVKVVWTREDDTQNDVYRPAVYNKMAAGIDAAGKPVFWHHRLATDAIMARAGKAFGFNLKDDQLDDSSFEGAHNLDYKIPNFQCDWIRVDTGVPVGFWRSVGSSHTGFSVECFMDELAALAGKDPLEYRLSLLEPNSRHAGVLKLAAEKAGWGSKLPAGSGRGIAVAESFGSYVAQVAEVTVGSDGKVKVDRVICAADCGQIVNPDTVAAQMEGSIVYGLSAALYGEITIKNGRVVQTNFNNYKPLRMNEMPKVDVHLVPSTAPHGGVGEPGTPPIAPAVVNAIFAATGKRIRSLPIKPDELKKS from the coding sequence ATGACCACCAAACAAGAGCTCGATAGGCGTTCATTCTTAAAGGCAACCATCGTAGCCGGCGGAGCCTTGGTCTTCGGCATAAGTATGCCGAACCGAACCAAGGCAGAGGAGCGATTTGGCTTGCCCGCCGCACCCGCGGCTGATTTTAAGCCGAACGCATTTATCAAGATCGCAAAGGATGGCAAAGTGACCGTGGTCGTCGGGCAGTCCGAAATGGGACAGGGCGTGATGACCAGCCTTCCGATGATCGTCGCCGACGAACTTGAAGTTGACTGGGCAAATGTGTCGTTCGAGCACGGCCCGGCCGACAAGGCGTTTTTCAATCCTGCGATGGGAATGCAGGGTACGGGCGGCAGTTCCAGCGTAAAGGGATTTTTTGCACCGCTCCGAAAAGCGGCTGCTCAGGTCCGAGAGATGCTAGTTGCGGCTGCCGCCGCGTCGTGGGGCGTCGCCGCCGACACTTGCACTGCTGAGAATGGCAAGGTCATCCACGCCGCCTCAAAACGAAGCGTTCCCTACGGTGAACTGCTCGAGGCTGCCGCCAAGATCTCGCCATCCGACAAACCCAAACTAAAAGACCCGAAGGACTTCAAGTACATCGGCAAGGCGGTCAAGCGGCTTGATTCACCGGCGAAGGTCAACGGAACTGCGATTTTCGGCATCGACGTAAAGGTGCCCGGAATGCTGTACGCGACTGTGCTCCGCTCGCCGGTGATCGGCGGAACCGTCAAGACGGTTGACGACGCTGCCGCCAAGGCCGTCAAGGGCGTGACGCACGTCGTACCGCTCGGTTACGGCGTCGGTGTGATCGCCGATTCGTTCGTCGCGGCACGAAAAGGACGCACCGCGCTCAAGGTAACGTGGGATGACGGTCCGATGTCGGCCGTGTCGAGCGATACGATAATGAGATCGTTTATCGATGCTGAGGCAAATAAGAAAGGACTTGAGGCGAAAAAGGTCGGCGATGTCGTCGCCGGACGTTCGAAGGCCGCAAAGTCGATCGACGCCGTTTACTACGCTCCGTTCCTTGCCCACGCAACGATGGAGCCGATGAACTTTACGGCTGATGTTCGTTCGGATGGGGCTGAGGTTTGGGGTGGGGTACAGGCCCAGATGATCGTTCAAGGAACTGTCGCAAAGACTGCCGGGTTGCCGGTCGAAAAGGTCAAGGTCAACACGACAATGCTCGGGGGCGGCTTTGGCCGGCGTTTCGAGGTTGACTACGTCATTGACGCCACCTTGCTTTCAAAGGCGGCCGGCAAGCCGGTCAAAGTGGTCTGGACCCGCGAGGACGATACGCAGAATGATGTGTATCGACCGGCAGTCTACAACAAAATGGCAGCCGGCATCGATGCGGCCGGGAAACCTGTTTTCTGGCACCATCGACTTGCGACCGACGCAATTATGGCCCGGGCCGGCAAGGCGTTCGGGTTTAACCTTAAGGACGATCAACTCGACGATTCGTCGTTCGAGGGAGCACACAATCTTGATTACAAGATCCCGAATTTTCAATGTGACTGGATCCGTGTCGATACCGGCGTTCCGGTCGGGTTCTGGCGCTCCGTCGGTAGTTCGCACACGGGCTTTTCGGTCGAGTGCTTTATGGACGAACTAGCCGCTTTGGCTGGCAAGGACCCACTCGAATATCGTCTGTCGTTACTCGAACCAAATTCGCGTCACGCCGGAGTCTTAAAGCTCGCCGCTGAAAAAGCCGGCTGGGGTAGTAAGTTGCCGGCTGGTTCGGGCCGCGGCATCGCCGTAGCTGAGAGTTTTGGAAGCTACGTCGCTCAGGTCGCTGAGGTGACCGTCGGCTCTGACGGCAAGGTTAAGGTCGATCGCGTCATCTGTGCCGCCGACTGCGGCCAGATCGTCAATCCGGATACCGTTGCCGCCCAGATGGAAGGCTCGATCGTTTACGGACTTTCGGCCGCTCTATACGGCGAGATCACGATCAAGAACGGACGGGTCGTCCAAACAAATTTCAACAACTACAAGCCGCTCAGGATGAACGAAATGCCAAAAGTCGACGTCCACCTTGTTCCGAGTACGGCACCGCACGGCGGCGTGGGTGAACCGGGCACTCCACCGATCGCACCGGCGGTCGTCAACGCGATATTTGCCGCAACCGGCAAGCGTATCCGGAGTCTGCCGATCAAACCGGACGAGCTTAAAAAGTCATAA
- a CDS encoding (2Fe-2S)-binding protein gives MTKITVNKKVYETDLDPSTPMLWVLRDDFGLTGTKFGCGIAQCGSCTIHVDGEARRSCVTPISSVVGKEVTTIEGLSPDSSHPLQKAWIETDAPQCGYCQSGQIMAAAAMLKKTPKPTDADIDQAMNGIICRCGTYNRVRAAIKLAAINGGK, from the coding sequence ATGACAAAGATCACCGTAAATAAGAAGGTGTATGAGACCGATCTGGATCCGAGCACTCCGATGTTATGGGTGTTGCGTGACGATTTCGGATTGACGGGCACTAAGTTCGGCTGCGGCATCGCTCAGTGTGGTTCGTGCACGATCCACGTCGATGGCGAGGCGAGACGGTCGTGCGTGACACCCATAAGTTCGGTTGTCGGTAAGGAAGTTACGACGATCGAGGGGTTGTCGCCCGACTCGAGCCATCCGCTGCAAAAAGCGTGGATCGAGACCGATGCACCGCAATGCGGCTACTGTCAGTCCGGCCAGATAATGGCCGCTGCGGCGATGCTCAAGAAAACACCTAAGCCCACCGACGCCGATATCGATCAGGCGATGAACGGCATTATTTGCCGCTGTGGTACTTATAATCGTGTCCGTGCCGCTATCAAGCTAGCCGCGATCAACGGAGGTAAATAA